The Pseudomonas asiatica genome has a segment encoding these proteins:
- a CDS encoding tripartite tricarboxylate transporter permease, with protein sequence MDTLSYLGQGFGVALSPYNLVTALTGTLIGTVVGLLPGLGPINGVALLIPIAFALGLPPESALILLAAVYLGCEYGGRISSILLNIPGEASTVMTTLDGYPMARNGLAGVALSLSAWSSFIGALIATCGMVLFAPLLAKWAIAFGPAEYFVLMVFAIVALGGMAGDKPLKTFIAALIGLFLSAVGIDANSGVYRFTGDSVHLADGIQFVVLVLGLFSISEILLLLEKTHHGHQAIKATGRMLFNFKEAASVFVVNIRCGLLGFIMGVLPGAGATLASAVAYMTEKRLAGDKGKFGKGDARGLAAPETAIGASCCGALVPMLTLGVPGSGTTAVMIGALTLYNITPGPLLFEQQPDIVWGLIASLFIANIMLVILNIPMIRIFTRILAVPNWALVPVIAIITGIGVYAVHATTFDLFLMVGIGIMGYILRKLDFPLSPILLGFILGGLMEQNLRRALSISNGELGILWSSPISMSVWVLTICMLTLPLLRIWRKRSQQRRAMADA encoded by the coding sequence ATGGATACCTTGAGCTACCTGGGCCAGGGCTTCGGCGTCGCCCTGTCCCCCTACAACCTGGTCACCGCCCTCACCGGCACGCTGATCGGCACCGTGGTCGGCCTGCTGCCGGGCCTGGGCCCGATCAACGGCGTGGCCTTGCTGATCCCCATCGCCTTCGCCCTCGGCCTGCCGCCGGAGTCGGCGCTGATCCTGCTGGCGGCGGTGTACCTGGGCTGTGAGTACGGTGGGCGCATCAGTTCGATCCTGCTTAACATCCCCGGCGAAGCCTCGACCGTGATGACCACCCTCGATGGCTACCCGATGGCCCGCAATGGCCTGGCTGGCGTAGCGCTGTCGCTGTCGGCCTGGAGTTCGTTCATCGGTGCGCTGATCGCCACCTGCGGCATGGTGCTGTTCGCCCCGCTGCTGGCGAAATGGGCAATCGCCTTCGGCCCGGCGGAGTACTTCGTGCTGATGGTGTTCGCCATCGTCGCCCTCGGTGGCATGGCCGGCGACAAGCCGCTGAAAACCTTCATTGCCGCACTGATCGGCCTGTTCCTGTCGGCAGTCGGCATCGATGCCAACAGTGGCGTGTACCGCTTCACCGGCGACAGTGTGCATCTGGCCGACGGCATCCAGTTCGTGGTGCTGGTGCTGGGCCTGTTCTCCATCAGCGAAATCCTCCTGCTGCTGGAAAAGACCCACCATGGCCACCAGGCGATCAAGGCCACCGGGCGCATGCTGTTCAACTTCAAGGAAGCGGCCTCTGTATTCGTGGTCAACATCCGCTGCGGCCTGCTGGGCTTCATCATGGGTGTGCTGCCTGGCGCCGGTGCAACACTGGCCAGCGCCGTGGCCTACATGACCGAAAAACGCCTGGCAGGTGACAAGGGCAAGTTCGGCAAGGGCGACGCCCGCGGCCTGGCCGCCCCGGAAACCGCCATCGGCGCCTCCTGCTGTGGCGCCCTGGTACCGATGCTGACCCTGGGCGTACCCGGCTCGGGCACCACCGCGGTAATGATCGGCGCACTGACCTTGTACAACATCACCCCGGGCCCACTGCTGTTCGAACAGCAGCCAGACATCGTCTGGGGCCTGATCGCCTCGCTGTTCATCGCCAACATCATGCTGGTGATCCTCAACATCCCGATGATCCGCATCTTCACCCGCATCCTCGCCGTGCCGAACTGGGCGCTGGTGCCGGTGATCGCCATCATCACGGGGATCGGGGTGTACGCCGTGCATGCCACCACCTTCGACCTGTTCCTGATGGTCGGCATCGGCATCATGGGCTATATCCTGCGCAAGCTGGACTTCCCGCTTTCGCCGATCCTGCTCGGTTTCATCCTCGGTGGGCTGATGGAGCAGAACCTGCGCCGGGCGCTGTCGATCTCCAACGGCGAACTGGGCATCCTCTGGTCGAGCCCGATCAGCATGTCGGTATGGGTACTGACCATTTGCATGCTGACCCTGCCGCTGCTGCGCATCTGGCGCAAACGCAGCCAGCAGCGCCGGGCGATGGCCGATGCCTGA
- a CDS encoding AbrB family transcriptional regulator, whose amino-acid sequence MPDRSLPLFVATGLVGLAGGFAASKVGWPLPWMVGSLLAIILVRCLTPWQLPEIPNGRKCGQWIIGIGIGLHFTPAVIEQVASHFALIFFGALFTTLSSVISVWLLRRTGEDRATAFFASMPGGSGEMVNLGARNGAVLSQVAAAQSLRVLAVVLCVPALFKFLLGDGVPLNHTGSVSWGWLALIAPLGVAVALLWQRLRQPNPWLFGPLLVAATVSLAGNLQITLPNGASQIGQWLIGSGLACHFNRAFFRRAPSFLGRTLVATALCMAIAGSAAWVLSVMTALDLRSLTLGMMPGGIAEMSLTAETLQLSVPLVTALQVMRLLFVLFLAEPLFRVWNTNSE is encoded by the coding sequence ATGCCTGATCGCTCGTTGCCGTTGTTTGTCGCGACCGGGCTGGTCGGCCTCGCTGGCGGTTTTGCCGCCAGCAAGGTCGGCTGGCCTTTGCCGTGGATGGTCGGCTCGTTGCTGGCGATCATCCTGGTACGCTGCCTGACACCCTGGCAGCTGCCGGAAATCCCCAATGGTCGCAAATGCGGGCAGTGGATCATCGGCATCGGTATCGGCCTGCACTTCACCCCGGCGGTGATCGAGCAGGTGGCCAGCCATTTCGCGCTGATCTTCTTCGGCGCGCTGTTCACCACCCTGTCCAGCGTGATCAGCGTATGGCTGTTGCGGCGCACCGGTGAAGACCGTGCCACGGCGTTCTTTGCCAGCATGCCGGGCGGTTCGGGGGAGATGGTCAACCTTGGCGCGCGCAACGGCGCGGTGCTCAGCCAGGTAGCGGCGGCGCAGAGCCTGCGCGTGCTGGCGGTAGTACTGTGCGTGCCGGCGCTGTTCAAGTTCCTGCTGGGTGACGGGGTACCGCTGAATCACACCGGCAGTGTGAGCTGGGGCTGGCTGGCGCTGATTGCGCCGCTGGGCGTTGCCGTCGCCCTGCTCTGGCAGCGCTTGCGCCAGCCCAACCCGTGGCTGTTCGGGCCATTGCTGGTGGCAGCCACCGTGAGCCTGGCGGGCAACCTGCAGATAACCCTGCCCAATGGCGCCAGCCAGATCGGCCAGTGGTTGATCGGCAGTGGCCTGGCCTGCCACTTCAACCGCGCGTTCTTCCGCCGCGCACCGTCGTTCCTGGGGCGTACCCTGGTGGCCACGGCGTTGTGCATGGCGATTGCCGGCAGCGCCGCTTGGGTATTGAGCGTGATGACCGCACTGGATCTGCGCTCGCTGACATTGGGGATGATGCCGGGCGGAATTGCCGAGATGAGCCTGACGGCAGAGACCCTGCAACTGTCGGTGCCGCTGGTGACGGCGCTGCAGGTGATGCGCTTGTTGTTCGTGCTGTTTCTGGCAGAGCCGTTGTTCCGGGTGTGGAACACCAACTCGGAATAA
- the ung gene encoding uracil-DNA glycosylase translates to MTDDDRIKLEPSWKAALRAEFDQPYMHQLREFLRGEYAAGKEIYPPGPLIFNALNSTPLDQVKVVILGQDPYHGPGQAHGLCFSVQPGVATPPSLVNIYKELQRDLNIPIANHGYLQSWAEQGVLLLNTTMTVERANAASHAKKGWEFFTDRVIQVVSEQCPNVVFLLWGSHAQSKQKLIDGTKHLVLKSVHPSPLSAYRGFLGCGHFSRTNSFLQQRGLAPINWALPPL, encoded by the coding sequence ATGACTGACGACGATCGCATCAAACTCGAACCCAGCTGGAAGGCCGCCTTGCGCGCCGAATTCGACCAGCCCTACATGCATCAGCTGCGCGAGTTCCTGCGCGGCGAGTACGCCGCCGGCAAAGAGATCTACCCGCCAGGGCCGCTGATCTTCAATGCGCTCAACTCGACGCCGCTGGACCAGGTGAAGGTGGTCATCCTCGGCCAGGACCCGTACCACGGGCCGGGCCAGGCGCATGGCCTGTGCTTCTCGGTGCAGCCGGGCGTGGCCACGCCACCGTCGCTGGTCAACATCTACAAGGAGCTGCAGCGCGACCTGAACATCCCGATTGCCAACCATGGCTACCTGCAGAGCTGGGCCGAGCAGGGCGTGCTGTTGCTCAACACGACCATGACCGTGGAGCGCGCCAATGCCGCGTCGCATGCCAAGAAGGGCTGGGAGTTCTTTACCGACCGGGTCATCCAGGTGGTCAGCGAGCAGTGCCCGAACGTGGTGTTCCTGCTGTGGGGCTCGCATGCGCAAAGCAAGCAGAAGCTGATCGACGGGACCAAGCACCTGGTGCTGAAATCGGTGCACCCATCGCCGTTGTCGGCTTACCGTGGGTTCCTGGGGTGCGGGCATTTCAGCCGGACCAACAGTTTCCTACAGCAGCGCGGGCTGGCGCCGATCAACTGGGCGTTGCCACCGTTGTGA
- a CDS encoding enoyl-CoA hydratase/isomerase family protein, with protein MTIHCEVLTGADGARIGIATLDAPKALNALNLPMIEVLGEQLHAWARDPGIVCVLLRGNGAKAFCAGGDVRALVQACRDHPGSVPPLAATFFAAEYRLDFALHIYPKPLLCWGHGHVLGGGMGLLQGANVRIVTPSSRLAMPEISIGLYPDVGASWFLARLPGKLGLFLGLTGAPINAHDALDLGLADRFLGEYQQEALIEELLQLNWQEQTALQLNSLLKAEQHRACAELPDAQWLPRRQVIDQLLDVADAAAAWRALEGLKHHDDPLLADAGQRLHEGCPLTAHLVWEQIRRARHLSLAQVFQMEYSMSLNCCRHPEFSEGVRARLLDKDNQPHWHWPDVAQVPAAVVEAHFAKVWEGRHPLADLG; from the coding sequence ATGACCATTCACTGCGAGGTACTCACCGGCGCCGATGGCGCCCGCATCGGCATCGCCACCCTGGATGCGCCCAAGGCGCTCAATGCCCTGAACCTGCCGATGATCGAGGTATTGGGCGAACAGTTGCACGCCTGGGCTCGCGACCCAGGGATCGTCTGCGTGCTGCTGCGCGGCAACGGTGCCAAGGCCTTCTGTGCCGGCGGTGATGTGCGTGCGCTGGTGCAAGCCTGCCGCGACCACCCCGGCAGCGTACCCCCGCTGGCCGCCACCTTCTTCGCCGCAGAATATCGCCTGGACTTTGCCCTGCACATCTATCCCAAGCCGCTGCTGTGCTGGGGGCACGGGCATGTGCTGGGCGGCGGCATGGGCCTGCTGCAGGGCGCCAATGTACGTATCGTCACCCCCAGCAGTCGGCTGGCCATGCCGGAAATCAGCATCGGCCTGTACCCGGACGTGGGCGCCAGCTGGTTCCTTGCCCGCCTGCCGGGCAAGCTGGGGTTGTTCCTCGGCCTGACAGGCGCGCCGATCAATGCCCACGACGCCTTGGACCTGGGCCTGGCCGACCGCTTTCTGGGTGAGTACCAGCAAGAGGCGCTGATCGAAGAACTGCTGCAACTGAACTGGCAGGAACAGACTGCCCTGCAACTGAACAGCCTGCTCAAGGCCGAACAGCACCGCGCCTGCGCCGAGTTGCCCGATGCCCAGTGGCTGCCGCGGCGACAGGTAATCGATCAATTGCTCGATGTGGCCGACGCAGCCGCCGCCTGGCGTGCGCTGGAGGGGCTCAAGCACCACGACGACCCGCTGCTGGCAGATGCCGGCCAACGGTTGCATGAAGGTTGCCCGCTGACCGCACACCTGGTGTGGGAACAGATCCGCCGGGCACGCCACCTGTCGTTGGCGCAGGTGTTTCAGATGGAGTACAGCATGAGCCTGAACTGCTGCCGCCACCCGGAATTCAGCGAAGGCGTGCGTGCGCGCTTGCTGGACAAGGACAACCAGCCGCACTGGCACTGGCCCGATGTGGCGCAAGTGCCGGCGGCGGTGGTGGAGGCGCATTTTGCCAAGGTGTGGGAGGGGCGGCATCCGCTGGCGGATCTCGGGTAG
- a CDS encoding cysteine-rich CWC family protein, whose amino-acid sequence MPDNQHCPACGALNQCSLADPLRATQACWCYSVTIDPAVLEALPADLRDKACLCPRCAAVEEQLRSPASD is encoded by the coding sequence ATGCCCGACAACCAGCACTGCCCCGCTTGTGGCGCCCTCAACCAGTGCAGCCTGGCCGACCCGCTCCGGGCCACCCAGGCCTGCTGGTGTTACAGCGTGACCATCGACCCTGCCGTGCTCGAGGCCCTGCCCGCCGATCTGCGAGACAAAGCCTGCCTGTGCCCGCGCTGCGCCGCCGTCGAAGAACAACTTCGCTCCCCCGCCTCCGACTGA
- a CDS encoding pseudouridine synthase, with product MRLDRFLANLPSHNRQQVRLMLAQRRVRVDGQVVSDPLAEVREFSRVELDNQLLQAGRPARYLMLHKPAGCVSATQDPQHRTVLDLLPAALREDLHIAGRLDFNTTGLMILTNDGQWSRRLTQPATKLPKHYLVETEDEIGEHYVAKFLEGFYFAFEDLTTLPAQLDILGPRQARLAIVEGRYHQVKRMFGHFDNKVVGLHRESMGAIRLDPGLAPGAFRELTADEIATV from the coding sequence ATGCGCCTCGACCGTTTCCTCGCCAACCTGCCCAGCCACAACCGCCAGCAAGTCCGCCTGATGCTGGCGCAACGCCGCGTGCGGGTGGATGGCCAGGTGGTCAGCGACCCGCTGGCCGAGGTGCGTGAATTCAGCCGGGTGGAGCTGGACAACCAGCTGCTGCAGGCTGGCCGCCCGGCGCGCTACCTGATGCTGCACAAGCCCGCTGGCTGCGTAAGCGCCACCCAGGACCCGCAACACCGCACCGTGCTCGACCTGCTGCCAGCCGCGTTGCGTGAGGACCTGCACATTGCCGGGCGCCTGGACTTCAACACCACCGGCCTGATGATCCTGACCAACGATGGCCAATGGTCACGGCGGCTTACCCAACCCGCGACCAAGCTGCCCAAGCACTACCTGGTGGAAACCGAGGACGAGATTGGCGAGCACTATGTGGCCAAGTTCCTGGAGGGCTTCTACTTCGCCTTCGAAGACCTCACCACCCTGCCCGCCCAACTGGACATCCTCGGGCCGCGCCAGGCGCGGCTGGCAATCGTCGAAGGGCGCTATCACCAGGTGAAGCGCATGTTCGGCCATTTCGACAACAAGGTGGTGGGGTTGCATCGGGAGAGCATGGGGGCGATCCGGCTGGACCCGGGGTTGGCGCCAGGGGCGTTTCGTGAGCTGACGGCGGATGAAATAGCCACGGTCTAG
- the phaG gene encoding (R)-3-hydroxydecanoyl-ACP:CoA transacylase: MRPEIAVLDIQGQYRVYTEFYRADAAENTIILINGSLATTASFAQTVRNLHPQFNVVLFDQPYAGKSKPHNRQERFISKETEAHILLELIEHFQADHVMSFSWGGASTLLALAHQPRGVKKAVVSSFSPVINEPMRDYLDRGCQYLAACDRYQVGNLVNDTIGKHLPSLFKRFNYRHVSSLDSHEYAQMHFHINEVLQHDLERALDGARNIDIPVLFINGDRDEYTTVEDARQFSKHVGRSHFSVIRDAGHFLDMENKTACENTRSVMLGFLKPTMREPRQRYQPVKQGQHALAI, from the coding sequence ATGAGGCCAGAAATCGCTGTACTTGATATCCAAGGTCAGTATCGGGTTTACACGGAGTTCTATCGCGCGGATGCGGCCGAGAATACGATCATTTTGATCAATGGCTCGCTGGCCACCACGGCCTCGTTCGCACAGACGGTACGTAACCTGCACCCGCAGTTCAACGTAGTACTGTTCGACCAGCCATACGCGGGCAAATCCAAGCCGCACAATCGCCAGGAACGCTTTATCAGCAAGGAGACCGAAGCGCATATTCTCCTCGAGCTGATCGAGCACTTCCAGGCAGACCACGTGATGTCGTTCTCGTGGGGTGGCGCAAGTACGCTGCTGGCGCTGGCGCACCAGCCGCGGGGCGTGAAGAAGGCAGTGGTGAGTTCTTTCTCGCCGGTGATCAACGAACCGATGCGGGACTACCTGGACCGTGGTTGCCAGTACCTGGCCGCCTGCGACCGCTATCAGGTCGGTAACCTGGTCAACGACACCATCGGCAAGCACCTGCCGTCACTGTTCAAGCGCTTCAACTACCGCCACGTCAGCAGCCTGGACAGCCACGAGTACGCGCAGATGCACTTCCACATCAACGAGGTGCTGCAACATGACCTGGAGCGGGCGCTGGATGGTGCACGCAATATCGACATCCCGGTGCTGTTCATCAACGGCGACCGTGACGAGTACACCACGGTCGAAGATGCGCGGCAGTTCAGCAAGCACGTGGGTCGCAGCCACTTCAGCGTGATCCGCGATGCAGGCCACTTCCTGGACATGGAAAACAAGACCGCTTGCGAGAACACCCGCAGCGTCATGCTGGGGTTCCTGAAGCCAACCATGCGTGAACCTCGTCAACGTTACCAGCCGGTAAAACAGGGGCAGCATGCATTGGCCATCTGA